The following coding sequences lie in one Alloacidobacterium dinghuense genomic window:
- a CDS encoding BrxA/BrxB family bacilliredoxin, with amino-acid sequence MYPEIMVIPMREELTRAGIKEARTADDVDAALAKPGTTMLVVNSICGCAAGKMRPGVRLALQNTTVPDQAITVFAGQDREATERARSYFEGNPPTSPAIAILRDGKLVYLMQRFIIENNTAQGIAQELARAFNELCAKATA; translated from the coding sequence ATGTACCCAGAGATTATGGTCATTCCTATGCGCGAAGAGTTGACTCGCGCCGGAATCAAAGAAGCGCGAACGGCTGACGACGTTGATGCTGCGCTGGCAAAGCCTGGAACCACTATGCTTGTAGTCAATTCGATTTGCGGATGTGCTGCAGGCAAAATGCGCCCCGGAGTACGTCTCGCGCTGCAAAACACAACGGTTCCCGATCAGGCGATTACGGTGTTTGCAGGACAGGATCGCGAAGCCACCGAGCGTGCGCGCTCTTACTTCGAGGGCAATCCACCCACATCACCAGCGATCGCGATTCTGCGCGATGGCAAGCTCGTCTATCTGATGCAGCGTTTCATTATCGAAAACAATACCGCTCAGGGCATAGCTCAGGAACTCGCCCGCGCGTTCAACGAACTCTGCGCGAAGGCCACTGCATAG
- a CDS encoding ATP-binding cassette domain-containing protein — MSETAFLTADIEYRSGTFDLHINFSLNSLWTVLFGQSGAGKSTILRILGGLLQPQDARIVMQNHVLLDVKQGISIPAGKRKIGYVTQRPALFPHMTVHRNVAFGLHTLPAKQRGERVHEMLRLFRVADLSERMPKELSGGEYQRVALARALAPEPKLLMLDEPFTGLDADLKESILAELTVWLAARQVPALYVSHDLGEAYQTAADVIVVGKGRIEIQGPVQEVLAPRRDRLLRQLGVVSRPTPAPVLDESQTLPRP; from the coding sequence AAACTCGTTGTGGACCGTGCTTTTTGGGCAATCCGGTGCCGGAAAAAGCACGATCCTTCGCATTCTTGGCGGTCTGCTCCAACCGCAAGACGCAAGAATCGTGATGCAAAATCATGTCCTTTTGGACGTGAAGCAGGGCATATCCATCCCTGCAGGCAAACGAAAGATCGGCTATGTGACTCAGCGGCCCGCCCTCTTTCCACATATGACGGTGCACCGTAATGTTGCATTTGGACTACATACCCTCCCAGCCAAACAAAGAGGTGAGCGCGTCCATGAAATGCTGCGCCTGTTCCGCGTTGCAGACCTCTCAGAGCGGATGCCAAAGGAACTCTCTGGCGGCGAATATCAGCGGGTCGCGCTGGCTCGTGCCTTGGCGCCTGAACCGAAACTGCTTATGCTCGATGAACCATTCACCGGTCTGGATGCCGATTTAAAGGAATCTATCTTAGCTGAGCTGACGGTATGGCTGGCAGCGCGTCAGGTACCTGCTCTCTACGTCTCCCACGATCTTGGCGAAGCCTACCAGACCGCAGCGGACGTTATCGTAGTGGGCAAAGGCAGAATAGAGATCCAAGGCCCGGTACAAGAGGTGCTTGCGCCACGCCGCGACCGCCTTCTGCGCCAACTGGGGGTTGTCAGCCGACCCACACCGGCTCCGGTTCTAGACGAATCTCAAACTTTGCCGCGACCTTAG
- a CDS encoding UDP-N-acetylmuramate dehydrogenase — protein MQVLEHVPLASYTTFGIGGPARWFIEASSENEIIEAVRFVREQNLSLFVLGGGSNLLVSDSGFPGVVLHVALRGIEQQSLGSVTRFSVAAGEDWNTFVSQAVDQNCGGIECLTGIPGSVGGTPVQNVGAYGQEVAETIRRVRVFDLQTQSFVDLKAQECGFAYRRSIFNTSSRNRYIVTHVEYELKNNASPVVSYIDLKRYFQDHDGLPTLTEASSAVRKIRQSKGMLIVPGDPDCRSAGSFFKNPVIPSGLFAQIAESAESEVPNYPAGEGQVKVPAAWLLDQAGFHKGYTMGKAGISRKHTLALINRDGASASDIAALRDAIIAKVAAKFEIRLEPEPVWVG, from the coding sequence ATGCAGGTTTTAGAACACGTTCCTCTTGCTTCCTACACAACGTTTGGAATCGGCGGCCCGGCACGTTGGTTTATTGAGGCGTCCTCGGAGAATGAGATCATCGAGGCCGTTAGATTTGTTCGCGAGCAAAATCTCTCTCTCTTTGTTCTTGGCGGCGGAAGCAATCTTCTGGTCAGTGATTCCGGATTTCCTGGCGTGGTTTTGCACGTGGCCCTAAGGGGAATTGAGCAGCAGAGTCTTGGATCTGTGACACGGTTTTCTGTGGCGGCAGGGGAGGATTGGAACACGTTTGTAAGCCAAGCCGTGGACCAGAACTGCGGAGGAATTGAATGTCTCACCGGGATTCCCGGCAGTGTGGGTGGAACGCCAGTACAGAACGTCGGCGCTTACGGGCAGGAAGTGGCGGAGACGATTCGGAGAGTGCGGGTGTTCGATTTACAGACCCAGTCCTTTGTGGATTTGAAGGCGCAGGAGTGTGGGTTTGCATATCGACGCAGTATCTTCAACACCTCGAGTCGAAATCGTTATATTGTTACGCACGTTGAGTATGAACTGAAAAACAATGCATCTCCTGTAGTTTCCTATATAGACTTAAAGCGATACTTTCAGGACCATGATGGTCTTCCTACTCTGACAGAAGCTAGTTCCGCTGTGCGCAAGATCCGCCAGAGCAAGGGAATGCTTATCGTGCCGGGTGACCCGGATTGTCGGAGTGCAGGCAGCTTCTTCAAGAATCCTGTTATTCCTTCGGGGCTTTTCGCGCAGATTGCCGAGAGTGCCGAGTCGGAGGTGCCAAATTATCCCGCGGGGGAGGGACAGGTAAAAGTTCCGGCGGCGTGGCTGCTCGATCAAGCGGGTTTCCACAAGGGGTACACGATGGGGAAAGCAGGAATCTCAAGAAAGCATACATTGGCGTTGATCAACCGCGATGGCGCCTCTGCAAGTGATATTGCCGCCTTGAGAGATGCAATTATCGCTAAGGTCGCGGCAAAGTTTGAGATTCGTCTAGAACCGGAGCCGGTGTGGGTCGGCTGA